In Mastigocladopsis repens PCC 10914, a single window of DNA contains:
- a CDS encoding glycosyltransferase family protein: protein MKKILFYCQYLSGMGHLIRSTEIVRSLVKNFQVYFINGGPPVQGVEIPSTVEIISLPALWLEDDKFKVEEQFQSVEQVKKIRKHQLISVFDRVEPDCLITEFFPFGRHKLFFELLPLLEHIQSTKPSTKIVCSLRDVIKSEFFPQEAETICQLVNQYFDLILFHADPKFQKFEESFPRYKELNCQIKYTGFVAQSQTVNSSEKDKILVEIDKNHPMILVSVGGGRIGYELLASVIKASSFLEKKIPHKFQIFAGPFLPEANFLKLQFLASKRANVNIQRYTSQFLEYLKKAALSISLTGYNTTMNILKTGVRAIVVPIGHDAQDKEQLVRTQKLERLGIVEVINPNDLEPMHLAQRMIACLNKEPVANISKMFDLQGAEKTAAVINELLCSSLPRE from the coding sequence ATGAAAAAAATCCTGTTTTACTGCCAATATCTCAGTGGCATGGGGCATCTTATTCGGAGTACAGAAATTGTACGTAGTCTGGTGAAAAACTTTCAAGTTTATTTCATCAATGGTGGACCACCTGTACAGGGGGTTGAAATTCCATCTACCGTTGAAATAATCAGTTTACCTGCACTATGGTTAGAGGATGATAAATTTAAGGTAGAAGAGCAATTTCAGAGTGTTGAGCAAGTTAAAAAGATTAGAAAACATCAACTCATTTCGGTGTTCGACAGAGTAGAACCTGATTGTTTAATTACCGAGTTTTTCCCCTTTGGTAGGCATAAGCTATTTTTTGAGTTGCTTCCCCTCCTTGAACACATACAATCAACAAAACCTTCAACTAAGATTGTCTGTAGCCTGAGAGATGTTATCAAGAGTGAGTTTTTTCCCCAAGAGGCAGAGACGATATGTCAACTTGTGAATCAGTACTTTGATCTGATATTGTTCCATGCCGATCCAAAATTTCAGAAATTTGAAGAAAGTTTTCCCAGATACAAAGAACTCAACTGTCAAATCAAATACACTGGTTTTGTGGCGCAATCCCAAACGGTAAATAGTAGTGAAAAAGATAAAATTTTGGTTGAAATTGACAAAAATCATCCGATGATTTTAGTTAGCGTTGGTGGAGGGAGAATTGGATATGAACTTCTGGCCTCAGTTATAAAAGCAAGCTCATTTTTGGAAAAAAAAATACCGCATAAATTCCAAATTTTTGCTGGTCCTTTTTTGCCCGAAGCAAATTTTTTGAAATTGCAATTTTTAGCATCAAAGCGAGCCAATGTCAACATACAAAGATATACATCCCAATTTCTAGAGTACTTGAAAAAAGCAGCGCTTTCTATCAGCTTAACTGGATACAACACCACCATGAACATTCTCAAAACAGGTGTCCGTGCCATCGTGGTACCTATAGGACATGACGCACAGGATAAGGAGCAGTTAGTAAGAACTCAGAAGCTAGAGCGGCTAGGAATTGTTGAAGTCATTAATCCTAACGATTTAGAACCAATGCATCTTGCTCAAAGAATGATTGCCTGTCTTAATAAAGAGCCAGTGGCTAACATTTCTAAGATGTTTGACCTCCAGGGAGCCGAGAAAACTGCTGCTGTTATCAACGAGTTACTTTGTAGCTCGCTGCCTAGGGAGTAA
- a CDS encoding glycosyltransferase family 2 protein, with protein MTEPVVTLVIVPRERFSCTQDSLESIYEHTDFPFKLIYVDGNSPAKVRRYLETQAQQKNFKIIRTDYYLSPNHARNIGLSQVDTKYLVFIDNDVVVSPGWLQALVTCAEETGATVVGPLMCEKKPLHQRVHFAGGECRIVTDIKGRRHLREKMYKQGHTVAELRPQLQRTQTELAEFHCVLVRTEIFKQIGLLDEAMLNTKEHLDFCMSVAQAGGTVYFEPDSLVTYVPGPPLEWTDIHFYMLRWSNAWTLASLNHIREKWNLAEDGYFKTKYKKLGWRRRGTIIKPLTRSLSFGFENKPLKKTLAFLDKILNRYLTERYARLLPQRKLQLTPIQNPKSATPELSKV; from the coding sequence ATGACAGAACCCGTAGTCACACTCGTGATTGTGCCCCGTGAGCGTTTTAGCTGCACTCAAGACTCACTCGAGAGCATTTACGAACATACAGATTTTCCCTTCAAACTGATTTATGTAGATGGGAATTCACCAGCTAAAGTCCGGCGCTACCTCGAAACCCAAGCACAACAAAAGAACTTTAAAATTATTCGCACAGATTACTACCTTTCCCCCAACCACGCCAGGAACATCGGTTTGAGTCAGGTTGATACCAAGTACTTAGTATTTATCGATAATGACGTGGTAGTTTCACCAGGTTGGCTGCAAGCCTTAGTGACTTGTGCTGAGGAAACAGGAGCTACCGTAGTCGGTCCCTTGATGTGCGAAAAGAAACCTTTACACCAAAGAGTTCACTTTGCAGGTGGAGAATGCCGCATTGTCACTGATATCAAAGGCAGACGACATCTGCGTGAGAAAATGTACAAGCAAGGTCATACTGTAGCAGAATTACGTCCCCAACTTCAACGGACTCAAACAGAGTTAGCAGAGTTTCACTGCGTGCTAGTTCGCACTGAGATATTTAAGCAAATTGGTCTATTGGATGAAGCAATGCTCAACACCAAAGAACACCTCGATTTCTGTATGAGTGTAGCGCAAGCGGGAGGCACGGTGTACTTTGAGCCTGACTCTCTGGTGACTTATGTACCAGGACCTCCACTTGAGTGGACAGATATCCATTTCTATATGCTTCGTTGGAGCAATGCGTGGACGTTGGCTAGCTTGAATCACATCCGTGAGAAGTGGAATCTAGCCGAGGATGGATATTTCAAAACCAAGTACAAAAAGTTGGGATGGAGGCGAAGAGGGACGATCATCAAACCCCTTACCCGTAGCCTGAGCTTCGGGTTTGAGAACAAGCCATTGAAAAAAACCCTTGCTTTTCTGGACAAGATACTCAACCGTTATCTCACTGAGCGTTATGCCCGACTTTTGCCTCAACGGAAGCTACAGCTAACTCCTATACAGAACCCCAAATCTGCAACACCAGAATTATCGAAGGTTTAA
- a CDS encoding ABC transporter ATP-binding protein — MGHRSNEKDLKGVLPGIGRILYKFRPYISKRRLLIAGSFLALLVETGLRLLEPWPLKIIFDHILVPAHSNSSGAGVSHTLEPMMLLTLLAGSIVVISGVGSMAAYLSTYGMSLAVVQVLSEVRGNLFSHLQRLSLSFHQQFKSGDLITRVTGDIEKMRIVTIKTALPLLTNIVSLVGMLAVMLWLNWELALLAIAIFPLFLLFTSRLISRIRGFARKHRTSEGALASTTGETIGAIKVVQALSLHNLLESIFVQQNNKSLDEAVQSLKLSAALERTVQVLMAIIIAVVLWRGSQVVLHKALTPGELLVFITYLKNAFDPVRKLSNQVGQIAKATASGERVVELLDYEPNVRDLPGAKKAHRFFGVVRFENVSFGYEPGREILRKINFVVQPGQRVALVGPSGSGKSTLVSLILRLYDPVEGRIFIDAQDIREYTLDSLRQQISVVMQESVLFAVSVRENIAYGKLGATDQEVEKAARLANSHDFIMNLPQGYDTILGERGATLSGGQRQRIAIARAAIRKAPIIILDEPTTGLDNASDRAVSAALERLTQERTTFLISHNLRAVEHADLILYLEAGSILECGTHNELMRLGGQYATLYQLQNIVNNGSFREGDTYALEA, encoded by the coding sequence ATGGGTCATCGCTCCAACGAAAAAGACCTCAAGGGTGTATTACCAGGGATTGGGCGGATTTTGTACAAGTTCCGGCCGTATATCAGCAAGCGGAGACTCTTGATTGCTGGTTCATTCTTGGCACTATTGGTCGAGACTGGACTGCGGTTACTCGAGCCTTGGCCCTTGAAGATCATCTTTGACCACATCCTCGTACCAGCCCATAGCAACTCCTCAGGTGCTGGGGTGAGCCACACTCTTGAGCCAATGATGCTACTCACGCTCTTGGCTGGGTCAATTGTGGTAATTTCTGGGGTGGGTAGCATGGCTGCGTACTTGAGTACCTATGGCATGTCCTTGGCTGTCGTTCAGGTATTGTCAGAGGTGCGCGGCAATCTTTTCAGTCACTTGCAGCGTCTGTCCTTGTCCTTTCACCAGCAGTTCAAGAGTGGCGACCTGATCACTCGTGTTACAGGCGATATCGAAAAGATGCGGATTGTTACCATCAAAACTGCCCTGCCTTTGCTGACGAATATTGTCTCTTTGGTGGGTATGTTGGCGGTGATGTTGTGGCTCAATTGGGAGCTGGCGTTGCTGGCGATCGCAATTTTTCCCCTGTTTTTGTTGTTCACCAGTCGTCTGATTAGCCGTATTCGCGGCTTTGCCCGCAAACATCGTACTTCTGAAGGGGCTTTAGCTTCCACAACGGGCGAGACGATTGGTGCTATCAAGGTGGTGCAGGCGCTTTCTCTCCATAACCTGCTGGAAAGCATTTTTGTGCAGCAAAATAACAAAAGCTTAGATGAAGCTGTCCAATCTCTGAAACTTTCAGCAGCGCTGGAACGGACAGTGCAGGTATTGATGGCGATTATCATCGCTGTAGTATTATGGCGGGGTTCGCAAGTCGTACTGCACAAAGCCCTCACCCCTGGTGAACTGTTGGTGTTTATCACCTACCTGAAAAATGCTTTTGATCCCGTGCGAAAACTCTCCAATCAAGTTGGGCAGATTGCCAAAGCAACTGCTTCCGGTGAGCGGGTGGTCGAACTTTTGGACTATGAACCAAACGTACGGGATCTGCCAGGGGCGAAAAAGGCTCATCGCTTTTTTGGAGTAGTGCGCTTTGAGAATGTGTCTTTTGGCTACGAACCGGGCAGGGAAATATTAAGAAAAATTAACTTTGTGGTGCAACCTGGGCAACGGGTGGCATTAGTTGGTCCCTCTGGGAGCGGCAAGTCAACTCTTGTTAGCCTTATCCTCCGACTTTATGATCCTGTGGAAGGTCGTATTTTCATCGATGCTCAGGATATTCGCGAGTATACCTTGGACTCTCTACGGCAGCAGATTAGCGTGGTTATGCAAGAAAGTGTTCTGTTTGCTGTCAGTGTCCGAGAAAACATTGCTTACGGGAAATTAGGGGCAACTGACCAAGAAGTGGAAAAAGCAGCTCGCCTAGCGAATTCTCATGACTTCATCATGAACCTGCCCCAAGGCTACGACACGATCCTAGGCGAACGGGGTGCAACCCTATCGGGTGGTCAAAGGCAGCGGATTGCCATAGCTCGTGCTGCTATCCGTAAGGCTCCCATTATCATTCTTGACGAACCGACCACAGGTCTGGACAACGCCAGCGATCGCGCTGTCAGTGCAGCATTAGAGCGGCTGACTCAAGAGCGGACTACGTTTCTCATCTCTCACAACCTTAGGGCAGTCGAACACGCAGATTTGATTCTCTACCTAGAGGCGGGAAGCATCTTAGAGTGCGGTACCCATAACGAACTGATGCGTTTGGGTGGTCAATACGCAACCCTGTATCAGTTACAGAACATTGTTAACAATGGCAGTTTCCGCGAAGGAGATACCTATGCACTTGAAGCTTGA
- a CDS encoding iron uptake porin produces the protein MKKQSWSKVVWNFCQLNFLALTITLSLADGTFGNQAPVSTANQQFPSSRASIDQDIHLTAPLAKITSVSELAEVQPNDWAFQALKSLVERYDVVAGYSDSTFGGNRAMTRYEFAARLTATMNRISELMIAHTSNRVSQQDLETLQRLQTEFAHELKVVLKKLDSLEARLPRQPFSTTTKLQGEVLFALAGVGSGDKADGSGDATDSHLTFSNRVRLNFNTSFTGKDILRTRLQARNISGIDHATGTDMARLAFQGNSNSDFNLTSLEYRFPIGEQAVVYLEAVGGSLNDFTNTLNPFFTGSGRGSISRFAQRNPIYRQGGEMGVGLDYEFSETVSLSLGYLAENINDPEVGFDKAGYAAIAQLTLEPSDTFKVGFTYIHSYNSLDTGTGSRGANDPFNDESDAVTADSFGLQSAIAINSKLALSGWLGFTHAKATDLPNNPVANILNWALTLAFLDLGREGNVAGIAIGQPPKVINNEFKVAGQPYEDEDTALHLEAFYRFQVDDHLAITPGVLVIASPEHNHNTSTIYVGTIRTTFRF, from the coding sequence ATGAAAAAGCAATCTTGGTCAAAAGTTGTGTGGAATTTTTGCCAACTCAACTTTCTTGCCCTCACAATCACCCTGTCACTAGCAGATGGGACTTTTGGCAATCAAGCACCAGTGTCAACTGCAAATCAGCAATTTCCCTCCAGTCGTGCATCAATCGACCAGGACATTCACCTCACTGCTCCTCTAGCCAAAATTACCTCTGTTTCTGAGTTAGCAGAGGTTCAACCGAACGACTGGGCTTTTCAAGCCCTGAAATCTCTGGTAGAACGCTACGACGTGGTTGCAGGTTATTCTGATAGCACTTTTGGGGGCAACCGCGCCATGACTCGCTATGAATTTGCTGCGCGTCTTACCGCAACCATGAACCGTATAAGTGAACTGATGATCGCACACACCTCTAACCGCGTCAGCCAACAAGACTTGGAAACCTTACAACGGTTACAAACTGAGTTTGCTCACGAGCTAAAGGTTGTACTAAAAAAATTAGATAGTTTGGAAGCCCGTTTACCAAGACAGCCATTTTCTACGACTACTAAACTTCAGGGAGAAGTTCTTTTTGCCCTTGCTGGAGTTGGTAGCGGTGACAAAGCTGATGGTTCAGGCGATGCTACCGATAGTCATCTTACTTTTAGCAACCGGGTACGCCTGAACTTTAATACTAGCTTTACTGGAAAAGACATACTTAGAACTCGTTTACAAGCCAGGAATATCTCTGGAATTGATCATGCGACGGGAACTGACATGGCTCGTTTAGCTTTTCAAGGAAACAGCAACAGCGATTTCAACCTCACCAGCTTGGAATATCGCTTCCCCATAGGAGAGCAAGCTGTTGTTTATCTTGAGGCAGTAGGTGGTAGCCTTAACGACTTTACCAATACTCTTAATCCGTTTTTCACTGGCAGTGGTCGTGGCTCTATCTCCCGCTTTGCACAGCGCAATCCGATTTATCGCCAGGGAGGTGAGATGGGAGTAGGGCTAGACTACGAGTTCAGTGAAACGGTCAGCTTGAGTTTAGGGTATCTCGCTGAGAATATCAACGATCCAGAAGTTGGGTTTGATAAAGCTGGCTACGCGGCGATCGCTCAACTCACTCTCGAACCCAGCGACACGTTCAAAGTTGGCTTCACCTACATCCACTCCTACAACAGCCTCGACACAGGAACCGGGAGCCGAGGTGCTAACGATCCTTTCAATGACGAGAGTGATGCTGTGACCGCCGACTCCTTTGGGTTGCAATCAGCGATCGCAATTAACTCTAAGCTTGCCCTTTCCGGTTGGCTCGGGTTTACTCATGCTAAAGCCACTGATCTGCCAAACAACCCAGTGGCGAATATTTTGAATTGGGCACTCACTTTGGCTTTTCTTGATCTGGGTAGAGAAGGGAACGTGGCGGGAATTGCGATCGGTCAACCGCCCAAAGTTATCAACAACGAATTTAAGGTTGCTGGACAGCCGTACGAAGATGAAGACACGGCTCTACATCTAGAAGCTTTCTATCGCTTCCAGGTTGATGACCATCTCGCTATTACCCCTGGAGTGTTAGTGATTGCTAGCCCAGAACACAATCATAACACCAGCACAATCTACGTCGGCACCATTCGGACAACCTTCAGGTTTTGA
- a CDS encoding histidine phosphatase family protein yields the protein MHLKLEERRATRVILIRHGQSTYNALGLYQGSSDESVLTETGRSAACQTGAYLKGLAFDAVYSSSLKRAHQTAREILGVMAPTVDPNTIVVTDLLRETDLPAWQGLTFKYVQEKFAADYRTWKQRPHEFSMEIPYQSFYPALDLYNRVRQFWQEVLPRHIGQTLLLVTHGGTNRALITTALGVTPDRYHCIQQSNCGISVLHFPDGSLESGRLVAMNLTSHVGENLPKLQEGNQGLRLLLVPSGFQSLQEIETAVQNRSSNQWLTKLVFTDEDIIKLFIGEVLGMNSDQWRLQLREGAMTCIHYPGSHHPPILQAMNVSGVEKDLIFEPIVAQTKSVFSI from the coding sequence ATGCACTTGAAGCTTGAGGAACGGCGAGCAACCCGCGTTATTCTCATTCGCCACGGACAGAGTACCTACAATGCTCTCGGTTTATATCAGGGCAGTAGTGATGAATCAGTATTAACAGAAACAGGGCGCAGTGCTGCTTGCCAAACTGGAGCTTACCTGAAGGGACTAGCGTTTGATGCAGTTTACTCCAGTTCTCTGAAGCGGGCGCACCAAACAGCTAGGGAAATCCTAGGGGTGATGGCTCCTACTGTTGACCCAAACACTATTGTTGTGACTGACCTGTTGCGAGAAACTGATTTGCCTGCTTGGCAGGGTCTGACGTTCAAATATGTCCAAGAAAAATTCGCTGCCGACTATCGTACCTGGAAGCAGCGCCCCCATGAGTTTAGCATGGAAATCCCCTATCAATCTTTCTACCCTGCTCTAGATCTCTATAATCGCGTGCGGCAGTTTTGGCAGGAGGTGCTACCCCGTCACATCGGTCAGACCCTGTTGCTAGTAACTCACGGTGGCACAAACCGCGCCTTAATCACCACCGCCCTTGGTGTCACACCCGACCGCTACCACTGCATCCAGCAATCCAATTGCGGCATCAGTGTCTTGCATTTTCCCGATGGTTCTCTGGAGTCAGGGCGATTGGTAGCGATGAATCTTACCTCCCATGTGGGGGAAAACCTACCCAAACTCCAGGAGGGGAATCAAGGTCTACGTCTGTTACTTGTGCCATCAGGATTTCAATCCCTACAAGAAATTGAGACTGCAGTGCAGAACCGTTCCTCCAACCAGTGGCTCACAAAGCTAGTTTTCACTGACGAAGACATCATCAAGCTCTTTATTGGTGAAGTCCTCGGCATGAATTCAGACCAATGGCGGTTGCAACTGCGTGAGGGGGCAATGACCTGCATCCACTATCCCGGTTCCCATCATCCTCCCATACTACAAGCGATGAATGTCTCAGGTGTGGAAAAGGACTTAATTTTTGAGCCAATTGTAGCACAAACCAAATCCGTTTTTAGCATTTAG
- a CDS encoding glycosyltransferase family protein encodes MRLLVYSHDAFGLGNIRRMLAICEHLLSEVSDLSILLVSGSPMLQGFRLPQGLDYIKLPCLNRGETGNVAVKYLGTDIDETVKLRSDLILSAVTNFQPDLLLVDKKPYGLKNELTATLNYLQTTLVKTKLVLLLRDILDNPETTIADWQKHGYCEAVEKFYDLVLVVGMPEVFDTVKEYQFPAAIAQKVRFCGYIRRQPGLKSRSRIKQELQVSPQERLILVTPGGGEDGYQLINTYLSGLALLPAHYNLKSLVICGSEMPQEQKKDLYQAAQKYPQVQIKEFTDDLISYIDAADAIVSMAGYNTACEILSLKKRAVIVPRIKPSKEQLIRAQRMAHLGLFKAIHPEHLNPQVLMNEVLSQLNQQQLVPAFDLDMNALPRVTYYISTLLSQTVRKRKFSFLYQEFTPSASLATLVQ; translated from the coding sequence ATGAGACTGCTGGTTTATTCCCACGACGCATTCGGGTTGGGCAACATTCGCAGAATGCTTGCGATTTGTGAACACCTGCTGAGTGAGGTTTCCGACCTTTCCATTTTGCTGGTGTCTGGTTCACCCATGCTACAGGGCTTTCGGCTACCCCAGGGACTAGATTACATCAAGCTTCCCTGTCTCAACCGGGGCGAAACTGGCAATGTGGCTGTCAAGTACCTAGGAACAGACATCGATGAAACTGTCAAGCTACGATCGGATCTAATTTTATCAGCTGTCACCAATTTTCAGCCCGACCTGCTTTTGGTAGATAAAAAGCCTTACGGTCTGAAAAACGAGTTGACTGCAACCTTAAACTATCTGCAGACTACACTCGTCAAAACCAAACTTGTCCTGTTGCTGCGAGATATTCTGGACAACCCGGAAACCACCATCGCAGATTGGCAAAAGCATGGCTACTGCGAAGCTGTTGAGAAGTTTTATGACCTCGTCTTGGTGGTAGGGATGCCAGAGGTGTTTGATACCGTTAAAGAATATCAATTTCCTGCTGCCATCGCCCAGAAAGTGCGGTTCTGCGGCTATATCCGCCGCCAGCCAGGACTAAAAAGCCGTAGCCGCATCAAACAGGAGTTGCAAGTATCACCACAGGAACGCCTGATTTTGGTGACTCCGGGTGGGGGAGAAGATGGTTATCAGTTGATTAATACATATCTGTCAGGTTTGGCACTGCTACCAGCACACTACAACCTCAAGAGTCTAGTTATCTGCGGTTCAGAGATGCCACAAGAGCAGAAAAAAGACCTGTATCAGGCAGCACAGAAGTATCCCCAGGTTCAGATCAAGGAATTTACAGATGACTTGATAAGCTATATTGATGCAGCAGATGCGATCGTATCAATGGCTGGCTACAACACTGCCTGCGAAATACTCTCCTTGAAAAAACGCGCTGTCATTGTACCCCGCATCAAACCATCAAAGGAACAGTTGATACGAGCACAGAGAATGGCTCATTTGGGTTTATTCAAAGCTATTCACCCAGAACATCTCAACCCGCAAGTTTTGATGAATGAAGTTTTGAGCCAGCTCAACCAACAGCAGCTTGTGCCTGCTTTTGATTTGGATATGAACGCTCTACCTCGCGTTACATATTATATTTCCACGCTGCTGTCTCAAACAGTTAGGAAACGTAAATTCAGCTTCCTCTACCAAGAATTTACTCCATCAGCAAGTCTAGCTACCCTCGTGCAGTAA
- a CDS encoding colanic acid biosynthesis glycosyltransferase WcaL, whose amino-acid sequence MKIAFIVWRFPVLSEAFILNQITGLIDRGHEVHIHPVNGVPAKNPGKAHPVIEEYNLLKRTYYPPTRPENDLLRLLKGLGLVLTNIDKGSLRTLQFLNPWKYGPEVATLKSFYRTVPLLKDGSYDIIHCQFGTLAPIALAFRNAGILKGKLITTFRGIDISKYVQEQGEHFYDQLFEEGEFFLANCEFFRDRAVALGCNPQKIVVHGSGIDCSKFVFKPRHFPEDGRVRIATTGRLVEKKGIEYAIRAVAKLADTHANIEYNIIGDGVLKEHFQQLITELNVGHVVKLLGWKQQREIIEILDNSHIFVAPSVTAADGNQDAPVNTLKEAMAMGLPVISTLHGGIPELVEDGISGFLVPEQDPDAIAEKLSYLITHPEMWHEMGQAGRARVEEKYDMNRLNDELVAIYQQLVNSQLPNQKLQQQPLALTSSPSH is encoded by the coding sequence ATGAAAATCGCATTTATAGTTTGGCGCTTCCCTGTTTTATCAGAAGCATTCATCTTGAATCAGATAACTGGTTTAATCGATCGCGGACATGAAGTTCACATCCATCCCGTCAATGGTGTTCCAGCCAAAAATCCTGGTAAGGCGCATCCCGTTATCGAAGAATATAACCTATTGAAGCGCACCTACTACCCTCCCACTCGACCTGAAAACGACTTGTTGCGTCTTCTCAAAGGCTTGGGGTTGGTTTTAACAAATATTGATAAAGGTTCCCTAAGGACCTTGCAATTTCTCAACCCTTGGAAGTATGGTCCGGAAGTTGCCACCTTAAAATCCTTCTACAGAACGGTACCGCTACTTAAGGATGGGTCATACGATATTATTCACTGTCAGTTTGGCACTTTAGCTCCCATCGCTTTAGCCTTTCGCAATGCTGGTATTCTCAAGGGCAAATTGATTACTACATTTCGTGGTATTGATATCAGCAAGTATGTCCAAGAGCAGGGCGAACACTTTTATGACCAACTCTTTGAGGAAGGAGAGTTTTTCTTAGCAAACTGCGAATTTTTCCGCGATCGCGCTGTTGCTTTGGGTTGCAACCCGCAGAAAATAGTGGTTCACGGTTCCGGAATTGATTGTAGTAAATTTGTCTTTAAGCCTCGTCATTTTCCGGAAGATGGACGAGTGCGGATTGCAACGACAGGACGCTTGGTGGAAAAGAAAGGCATCGAGTATGCAATTCGCGCCGTTGCCAAACTTGCTGATACTCACGCGAACATCGAATACAACATCATCGGCGACGGAGTTTTAAAGGAACACTTCCAACAACTGATTACGGAACTCAATGTTGGTCATGTTGTCAAACTCCTGGGATGGAAACAGCAGCGGGAAATCATTGAAATTCTTGACAACAGCCATATTTTTGTTGCTCCCAGCGTCACGGCGGCTGACGGCAATCAGGATGCTCCTGTCAATACCTTAAAAGAAGCAATGGCAATGGGTTTGCCCGTGATTAGTACTCTCCACGGTGGGATTCCCGAATTGGTGGAAGATGGCATTTCCGGATTCTTAGTCCCAGAACAAGACCCTGATGCCATAGCCGAGAAATTAAGCTACCTCATCACCCATCCAGAAATGTGGCACGAAATGGGACAAGCTGGTCGTGCGCGTGTTGAAGAAAAATACGACATGAACAGGCTCAACGATGAACTGGTTGCAATTTACCAGCAACTGGTCAATTCCCAATTACCTAACCAAAAGTTACAACAGCAACCCTTAGCTCTGACTAGTAGTCCATCGCATTAA
- a CDS encoding UDP-glucose dehydrogenase family protein yields MHICVVGTGYVGLVTGACLAQIGHHVVCVDNNAAKVALMQSGHSPIFEPGLQEIMHSTMQAGRLEFTTDLGYGVTHGAILFIAVGTPALPTGESDTRYVEAVARGIGTHLNRGYKVIVNKSTVPIGSGDWVRRIVMDGVAQRQQDISGFDVLSNPEFLREGSAVYDTFNPDRIVLGSNSQRAIALMQELYAPIVQRKFATEPSLPPVPVVVTDLASAEMIKYAANAFLATKISFINEIANICDCVGADVTQVAKGIGFDSRIGNKFLQAGIGWGGSCFPKDVSALIHTARDYGYDAELLSTTVSVNQRQRLIAVEKLQQVLKILKGKTIGLLGLTFKPDTDDLRDAPALDLIAELTRLGANVKAYDPIVSQPQANVTLVNDPEQLASDCNALVLVTDWQLFRELDYAKLAQAMISPVMIDGRNFLDPETLAKAGFYYVSIGRPTAVPKVTSYAPTKPTVPTTIAERLVISQRLVVSGEPALQEGNPPQEIPVRLVVTNN; encoded by the coding sequence ATGCATATTTGCGTCGTTGGTACTGGATACGTTGGCTTGGTTACGGGAGCGTGTCTAGCGCAGATTGGACATCATGTCGTCTGCGTAGACAATAATGCTGCCAAAGTTGCATTGATGCAGTCTGGACACTCACCCATATTTGAACCGGGACTGCAAGAGATTATGCATTCTACTATGCAAGCTGGGCGACTGGAATTCACAACCGATTTGGGTTACGGAGTTACTCATGGTGCGATTTTATTCATCGCTGTGGGAACTCCTGCATTGCCCACGGGTGAAAGCGATACTCGGTACGTAGAAGCGGTTGCCCGTGGAATTGGGACTCATCTCAACCGTGGTTACAAAGTTATCGTGAATAAATCCACAGTGCCAATTGGTTCTGGAGACTGGGTACGGCGAATTGTCATGGATGGGGTTGCACAACGGCAACAAGATATTTCTGGGTTTGATGTTCTCAGCAATCCAGAGTTTCTCCGGGAAGGTTCAGCAGTTTACGACACGTTTAATCCTGATCGCATTGTATTAGGTAGCAATAGTCAAAGGGCGATCGCCTTGATGCAAGAACTTTACGCTCCCATTGTTCAACGCAAGTTTGCCACTGAGCCATCATTACCCCCGGTGCCTGTTGTCGTGACAGATTTGGCATCTGCTGAGATGATTAAGTATGCTGCCAATGCGTTTCTGGCAACGAAGATCAGTTTTATTAACGAAATTGCTAATATTTGCGATTGCGTTGGTGCAGATGTCACCCAAGTTGCTAAGGGTATTGGATTTGACTCCCGTATTGGTAACAAGTTTCTCCAAGCTGGCATTGGCTGGGGTGGTTCCTGCTTCCCGAAAGATGTCTCTGCATTAATTCATACTGCTCGTGATTACGGTTACGATGCCGAACTGCTCTCAACTACTGTCAGTGTCAACCAACGCCAGCGCTTGATTGCAGTTGAAAAACTTCAGCAAGTGCTGAAAATCCTCAAGGGCAAAACCATCGGACTTTTGGGTTTAACCTTCAAACCAGACACCGACGACTTACGCGATGCTCCCGCTTTGGATCTGATTGCGGAATTGACTCGTCTGGGTGCTAACGTAAAGGCTTATGACCCCATAGTTTCTCAGCCACAAGCAAATGTCACCTTAGTGAATGACCCAGAACAACTTGCTAGTGATTGCAATGCACTGGTGTTGGTAACAGACTGGCAACTGTTCCGCGAACTGGACTACGCCAAACTTGCTCAAGCGATGATCAGCCCCGTCATGATTGATGGGCGGAATTTCTTAGACCCGGAGACTTTGGCAAAGGCTGGTTTTTATTACGTTAGTATTGGTCGCCCGACTGCTGTCCCAAAGGTAACATCCTACGCCCCTACAAAACCGACAGTGCCAACTACCATTGCAGAGCGATTAGTCATTAGTCAACGGTTAGTGGTTAGTGGTGAGCCAGCGCTGCAGGAGGGAAACCCTCCACAGGAGATACCCGTAAGGTTAGTCGTAACGAACAACTAA